One window of the Zea mays cultivar B73 chromosome 3, Zm-B73-REFERENCE-NAM-5.0, whole genome shotgun sequence genome contains the following:
- the LOC103649890 gene encoding U-box domain-containing protein 4 isoform X1, with amino-acid sequence MESPEACSSGDASPVSPAAPAGERPSEAAALRALVDRVRAGEVDAAREVRRLTRASARHRRKLAAAVDPLVAMLRSAAPEAGEAALLALLNLAVRDERNKTKIVDAGALEPLLGYLRSSDPNLQEYATAALLTLSASSTTKPVISASGAIPLLVEVLKGGNPQAKNDAVMALYNLSTIADNLQAILSAQPIPPLIELLKGGKRSSKTADKCCALLESLLAFDQCRVALTSEEGAVLAVVEVLEEGSLQGREHAVGALLTMCESDRSRYRDLILNEGAIPGLLELTVHGTPKSRMKAHVLLDLLRNSPYSRPKLPADTLENIVTNIASQIDGEDRGGKAKKMLAEMVKVSMEQSLRHLQRRASFA; translated from the exons ATGGAGTCGCCGGAGGCGTGCTCGTCGGGGGATGCGTCCCCCGTCTCGCCGGCGGCGCCGGCGGGGGAGCGCCCGTCCGAGGCGGCGGCGCTGCGGGCGCTCGTCGACCGGGTGCGCGCTGGCGAGGTGGACGCCGCCCGCGAGGTGCGCCGCCTCACCCGGGCGTCAGCGAGGCACCGCCGCaagctcgccgccgccgtcgacccgCTCGTCGCTATGCTCCGCTccgccgcgcccgaggccggggagGCCGCGCTCCTCGCGCTGCTCAACCTCGCCGTCCGGGACGAGAG AAATAAAACCAAGATAGTGGATGCTGGTGCACTTGAGCCCCTGCTTGGTTATTTGCGATCAAGCGATCCAAATTTGCAGGAGTACGCAACTGCTGCTCTCCTTACACTTTCAGCCTCATCCACCACTAAGCCTGTCATAAGTGCCTCAGGAGCAATCCCTCTACTTGTGGAAGTCCTCAAAGGAGGGAATCCCCAAGCCAAGAATGATGCTGTGATGGCCCTGTACAACCTCTCCACAATCGCAGACAACCTTCAAGCTATCCTTTCCGCCCAGCCGATCCCCCCTTTAATAGAGCTACTGAAGGGTGGCAAGAGGTCCTCCAAGACAGCCGACAAATGCTGTGCTCTCCTCGAGTCGTTGCTCGCTTTTGACCAGTGTCGGGTGGCCTTGACATCCGAGGAAGGCGCAGTGCTCGCCGTCGTAGAGGTGCTTGAGGAGGGCTCCCTTCAGGGCAGAGAACACGCCGTGGGAGCGCTCCTGACAATGTGCGAGAGCGACCGCAGCAGGTATAGGGACCTCATCCTGAACGAAGGGGCGATTCCTGGTCTTCTCGAGCTTACGGTCCACGGCACGCCCAAGTCCCGGATGAAGGCCCACGTCCTTCTTGACCTGCTGCGGAACTCGCCGTACTCGAGACCAAAGCTGCCGGCAGACACGCTGGAAAACATCGTGACCAACATTGCCTCCCAGATAGATGGCGAAGACCGCGGCGGCAAAGCCAAGAAGATGCTTGCTGAGATGGTGAAGGTGAGCATGGAGCAGAGCCTGAGGCACTTGCAGCGTCGGGCCTCCTTCGCCTGA